In Bacillus sp. NP247, one DNA window encodes the following:
- a CDS encoding alpha/beta fold hydrolase — translation MRQGSDIMWKQQIIHTKRGTFELFTKGDGEPLCITHHYSQFNETGDYFADVFTSTHRVFLINLRDAGNSVKAQSENELNMLETIHDLEAIKEALQLPIWHFAGHSTGGMLGLLYAITYPNSLQSLVVVGAAASNYTETPFCIYHPEHPQFHYMQQLIENLKSPHLTNEERKELSTKRTKLSLYKPENYNSYFFKPIQKTMSVSRMNAFSQEYPSFDLRKCLPSIKTKTLIMCGRHDVQCPIQYSIEIHEGIRNSIFVPFEYSNHYPFLEEATHFTTTTQQSLWT, via the coding sequence ATAAGACAAGGTAGTGATATTATGTGGAAACAACAAATAATTCACACAAAACGTGGCACATTCGAACTCTTTACAAAAGGCGATGGTGAGCCGCTTTGTATTACACATCACTATTCACAATTTAATGAAACTGGTGATTATTTTGCAGATGTTTTCACCTCCACGCATCGTGTATTCCTCATTAATTTACGAGACGCTGGTAACTCTGTAAAGGCCCAGTCAGAAAACGAATTAAATATGCTCGAAACGATTCACGACTTAGAAGCAATAAAAGAAGCTTTACAACTTCCTATATGGCATTTCGCTGGTCATTCAACAGGCGGTATGCTGGGACTTTTATATGCGATTACATATCCAAATTCACTGCAATCATTGGTTGTCGTTGGAGCTGCAGCAAGTAACTATACCGAAACACCATTTTGTATTTATCATCCAGAACATCCACAGTTTCACTATATGCAACAACTCATCGAAAATTTAAAAAGCCCTCACCTTACAAATGAAGAACGAAAGGAACTCTCTACTAAGAGGACAAAATTATCTTTGTATAAACCTGAAAACTACAACTCTTATTTTTTTAAGCCCATCCAAAAAACAATGTCCGTCAGCCGGATGAATGCCTTCTCTCAAGAATATCCGTCATTTGATTTAAGAAAGTGTTTACCTTCTATCAAAACAAAGACGCTCATTATGTGTGGAAGACATGATGTGCAGTGCCCGATTCAATATTCCATTGAGATACATGAGGGTATACGTAATTCTATTTTTGTGCCATTTGAGTATAGTAACCATTATCCTTTTTTAGAAGAAGCCACTCATTTCACTACTACCACTCAACAATCTTTATGGACGTAA
- the mscL gene encoding large-conductance mechanosensitive channel protein MscL, whose protein sequence is MWNEFKKFAFKGNVIDLAVGVVIGAAFGKIVSSLVKDIITPLLGMILGGVNFTDLKLTFGKSSIMYGNFIQTIFDFLIIAAAIFMFVKVFNKLTSKREEEEKKEELPEPTKEEEILGEIRDLLKQQNSSKDRA, encoded by the coding sequence ATGTGGAACGAGTTTAAAAAATTCGCATTCAAAGGGAATGTAATCGATTTAGCTGTCGGGGTTGTAATCGGTGCTGCATTCGGTAAAATCGTTAGTTCTTTAGTAAAAGATATCATCACACCATTACTTGGTATGATACTGGGCGGCGTTAACTTTACAGATTTAAAACTTACATTCGGTAAATCATCTATTATGTATGGTAACTTCATCCAAACTATTTTTGATTTCTTAATTATTGCAGCTGCTATCTTTATGTTTGTTAAAGTTTTCAACAAACTAACATCTAAAAGAGAAGAAGAAGAAAAGAAAGAAGAACTTCCAGAACCAACAAAAGAAGAAGAAATTCTTGGCGAAATTCGCGACTTACTAAAACAACAAAACTCTTCTAAAGATAGAGCATAA
- a CDS encoding DUF3917 domain-containing protein yields MIVLWIITLCMTAIFAYMTLKQNGLKRFVPGSILAGIALITYVISIFTESISIDLSTSLMFIGITLFAGSIMVLMVAGIIAFIHMNSETL; encoded by the coding sequence ATGATCGTTCTTTGGATAATTACGCTTTGCATGACTGCTATTTTTGCATATATGACGTTAAAACAAAATGGCTTAAAGCGATTTGTTCCAGGAAGTATTCTTGCAGGAATCGCCCTTATCACGTATGTAATTTCAATTTTTACTGAAAGTATTTCGATAGATTTAAGTACGAGTTTAATGTTTATCGGTATTACACTATTTGCAGGTAGCATTATGGTACTTATGGTTGCAGGTATTATTGCATTTATTCATATGAATTCAGAAACGTTATAG
- a CDS encoding acetoin utilization AcuB family protein, with protein MIVEEIMNQNVVTLHPNDTIETAIRTIRTKGIRHIPIVDQNNHVVGIISDRDVRDASPSILDEQVSLDMLKQPLELIMKHPVMTCHPLDFVEEIATLFFENKIGCLPVTKAGKLVGIISESTVLHTLVKLTGAHQPSSQIEIQVENEPGILGKVVAIFSDLQINIVSVLVYPAKDENDKVLVFRIQTMNPLKVIDALEAEGYRVLWPNIMGMQA; from the coding sequence ATGATTGTAGAAGAAATTATGAATCAAAATGTAGTAACACTACATCCAAACGATACAATCGAAACAGCAATCCGAACGATACGTACGAAAGGCATTCGGCACATTCCAATTGTCGATCAAAATAATCATGTCGTAGGCATTATTTCTGATCGGGATGTAAGAGATGCAAGTCCGTCTATTTTAGATGAACAAGTTTCACTCGATATGCTGAAGCAACCGCTTGAACTCATAATGAAACACCCTGTGATGACTTGTCATCCTCTCGATTTCGTTGAGGAAATTGCTACTTTATTTTTTGAAAATAAAATTGGCTGTCTTCCTGTTACAAAGGCCGGGAAGTTAGTTGGAATCATTTCTGAATCTACGGTCTTGCACACATTAGTGAAATTAACAGGAGCACATCAGCCTAGTTCGCAAATCGAAATTCAAGTGGAAAATGAACCTGGTATTCTTGGAAAAGTCGTTGCTATTTTTAGTGATTTACAAATAAATATCGTGAGCGTTCTCGTCTATCCAGCAAAAGATGAGAATGATAAAGTACTCGTTTTCCGCATTCAAACGATGAATCCGCTAAAAGTGATTGATGCACTTGAAGCAGAAGGCTACCGCGTATTATGGCCGAACATAATGGGGATGCAAGCATGA
- a CDS encoding CamS family sex pheromone protein, which produces MKKMALCIASLSLLLGACSNNTIEKKDEVVQKDTKEKSMIPRNAVSKDYYRTVIPLKEQKVINTVNVKTNSKLDLAEYENGLMNIASKQFDTENYVLQLNQYIPEKTIDELVTKQEVPVLTNIIEQDYFGKQNSNELSLSGVVIGLSMSSSVSNEEAISKGTEVAKGLIEAINKNDKYNKSPITFAIFKQESTSSLKNGTYISSATVQKNETNLGNWDTIDEKSYSYPSQEFEGAHGEDNDKLKNFSKAMKAFSPGDYIPVNAKISYKQNKMDKLKMDIVVKYNGKSELMAFSQIAVQSMLEQFPKDAKVQLQIKSESKIEAVIIKEKNSDKPFVSFL; this is translated from the coding sequence ATGAAGAAAATGGCGTTATGCATCGCAAGCTTAAGTTTATTACTGGGGGCTTGCAGCAATAATACTATTGAGAAGAAAGATGAAGTTGTACAGAAAGATACGAAAGAAAAAAGTATGATTCCAAGAAATGCTGTTTCTAAGGATTACTATAGAACTGTTATTCCTTTAAAAGAACAAAAGGTAATTAATACAGTTAATGTTAAAACTAATTCTAAACTAGATTTGGCAGAATATGAAAATGGTTTAATGAATATTGCTTCAAAACAATTCGATACAGAAAATTACGTATTACAATTAAATCAATATATTCCAGAGAAAACAATTGATGAATTAGTTACGAAACAAGAAGTACCAGTTTTGACTAATATTATAGAACAGGACTACTTCGGCAAACAGAATTCAAATGAACTAAGCTTATCTGGTGTTGTTATTGGTTTATCTATGTCTTCAAGTGTATCTAATGAGGAAGCTATTTCTAAAGGCACTGAAGTCGCTAAGGGGCTTATAGAAGCTATTAATAAAAATGATAAATATAACAAATCTCCAATTACATTTGCTATATTCAAGCAAGAAAGTACAAGTTCTTTGAAGAATGGTACTTATATTTCAAGCGCTACTGTTCAAAAGAACGAGACTAACCTTGGAAATTGGGATACTATTGATGAAAAGTCGTATTCGTATCCTTCTCAAGAATTTGAGGGGGCACATGGGGAAGATAATGATAAGCTAAAGAATTTTTCTAAAGCAATGAAGGCATTTTCTCCAGGAGATTATATCCCTGTTAATGCTAAGATTTCTTATAAGCAAAATAAGATGGATAAATTAAAGATGGATATTGTCGTTAAATATAATGGTAAGTCAGAATTAATGGCATTCTCTCAAATAGCTGTTCAAAGTATGTTAGAACAATTCCCTAAAGATGCTAAAGTTCAATTACAGATAAAGTCCGAGAGTAAAATCGAGGCTGTTATTATAAAAGAGAAGAACAGCGATAAACCGTTTGTTTCTTTCCTATAA
- the ytxJ gene encoding bacillithiol system redox-active protein YtxJ — protein MSMMKIETIEELEALVEKNEPYVLFKHSTTCPISHGAYTEFQAYCGEEREVPAYYLYVQDARDVSNHVAEQYSIKHESPQVLYIKDGMVVWHTSHWNIKKEALEENVK, from the coding sequence ATGAGTATGATGAAGATTGAAACGATTGAAGAACTTGAAGCGTTAGTAGAAAAGAACGAGCCTTATGTTCTTTTTAAACATAGTACGACATGTCCAATTAGTCACGGTGCATATACAGAGTTTCAAGCGTATTGTGGTGAAGAAAGAGAAGTGCCAGCATATTATTTATACGTACAAGATGCGAGAGATGTTTCGAACCATGTTGCAGAGCAGTACAGCATTAAACATGAATCTCCGCAAGTGTTATACATAAAAGATGGAATGGTAGTATGGCATACATCGCATTGGAATATTAAAAAAGAGGCTTTAGAAGAGAATGTAAAATAG
- a CDS encoding DUF4288 domain-containing protein has protein sequence MYAVKLLFESVHSGEPNPSKIDEHYEENHDTLFEESIILVKANTLEEAHELGEKIALQSEDTYDNMYDMQVTWTFRKVLHVFELDDTPFETGKELYARLLHVKKTESVDTVVKHYYPEYE, from the coding sequence ATGTACGCTGTAAAATTATTATTTGAATCTGTTCATTCAGGTGAACCTAATCCTAGTAAAATTGATGAACATTATGAAGAGAATCACGATACACTTTTTGAAGAAAGTATCATTCTCGTTAAGGCGAACACTTTAGAGGAAGCTCACGAGCTAGGTGAAAAGATAGCTCTACAGTCTGAAGATACGTACGATAATATGTACGATATGCAAGTAACATGGACGTTTCGAAAAGTGTTGCATGTTTTCGAACTAGATGACACACCATTTGAAACAGGAAAAGAATTATATGCACGCCTTTTACATGTTAAGAAAACTGAAAGTGTAGATACAGTAGTTAAACACTATTACCCTGAATATGAATAA
- a CDS encoding VOC family protein, translating to MKEKLLRVGTTYIPATNVELSSNWYVNKLGAELSFKDEDKAIINFANQSFFLIKSQNNQSLNFFDFHGEERFSLTFEVNGLNALESIHKDFMKKEIMVGEIEDRGHTGKNFIFYDLDGNKFDVWSELSPIFKEKYLLSQ from the coding sequence GTGAAAGAAAAATTATTAAGAGTTGGAACGACTTATATTCCAGCTACCAATGTAGAACTGTCTTCAAACTGGTATGTAAACAAATTGGGAGCAGAGTTGAGCTTTAAAGACGAAGACAAGGCTATTATTAACTTTGCAAACCAAAGCTTTTTTCTGATTAAATCTCAAAATAATCAAAGCTTAAATTTTTTCGATTTTCACGGTGAAGAACGCTTTTCTTTAACATTTGAAGTTAATGGCTTGAATGCACTTGAATCCATTCATAAAGACTTTATGAAAAAAGAAATAATGGTTGGAGAGATTGAAGACAGAGGACATACTGGAAAGAATTTTATTTTTTACGATTTAGATGGGAATAAATTTGATGTTTGGAGTGAATTGAGTCCTATTTTCAAAGAAAAATACTTACTATCACAATAA
- a CDS encoding DUF948 domain-containing protein has product MQVLLYVSAAIIAVAFAVLVVYVCRTLLSVQKTLENVASTLEGLEKQMQGISVETEQLLHKTNALADDIQQKSQSLNKVVEGVDGIGTTIHSLNTKLRNVSESVTDEIENNADKVAQVVQWSSAAIEVYNHYRATRQEKKVEKEERKLERAEQKAEKREKRSRLRMRGE; this is encoded by the coding sequence ATGCAAGTTCTTTTATATGTAAGTGCGGCTATTATTGCGGTTGCTTTCGCTGTATTAGTAGTGTATGTATGCAGAACGTTGTTATCGGTTCAGAAGACGTTAGAAAACGTTGCAAGCACGTTAGAAGGTCTAGAAAAGCAAATGCAAGGAATAAGCGTAGAGACGGAGCAATTATTACATAAGACAAATGCGTTAGCTGATGATATTCAACAGAAGTCACAGTCGCTAAATAAAGTAGTAGAAGGTGTAGATGGAATCGGAACGACGATTCACTCTTTAAATACGAAGCTTCGCAATGTTTCAGAGTCTGTTACGGACGAAATTGAAAATAATGCGGATAAAGTAGCACAAGTTGTACAGTGGAGCAGCGCAGCAATTGAAGTATACAACCATTACCGTGCTACGAGACAAGAGAAAAAGGTTGAAAAAGAAGAGCGTAAACTTGAGAGAGCTGAGCAGAAGGCTGAAAAGAGAGAGAAGCGCTCTAGACTTCGCATGAGAGGTGAGTAA
- the acuA gene encoding acetoin utilization protein acetyltransferase AcuA, producing the protein MIHKKIYNARNLKTAKGTLIIEGPVSTHNLEMYEFHPDLIAFRPAEQQYKAIVEISKLPEARLIIARHDQTIIGYVTYLYPDPLERWSEGKMEDLIELGAIEVVPAFRGCSVGKNLLEVSMMDDHMEDYIILTTEYYWHWDLKQTGLNVWEYRKVMEKMMNAGGLQWMATDDPEICSHPANCLMVRIGKRVDTDSIQAFDRLRFHNRFMY; encoded by the coding sequence TTGATTCATAAAAAAATATATAATGCTAGAAATTTAAAAACAGCGAAAGGCACTTTAATTATTGAAGGTCCTGTCTCTACACATAATCTTGAAATGTATGAATTTCATCCAGACTTAATTGCGTTTCGTCCTGCCGAGCAGCAATATAAAGCAATTGTCGAAATTTCTAAATTACCAGAAGCTCGTCTCATTATTGCTAGACATGACCAAACGATCATTGGATATGTTACATACTTGTATCCTGATCCGCTCGAGCGATGGTCAGAAGGAAAAATGGAAGACTTAATTGAGCTCGGGGCGATTGAAGTTGTCCCAGCCTTTCGTGGTTGCTCTGTCGGAAAAAACTTATTAGAAGTTTCAATGATGGACGATCATATGGAAGATTACATTATATTAACGACTGAATATTATTGGCACTGGGATTTAAAACAAACAGGCTTAAACGTTTGGGAATACCGAAAAGTAATGGAAAAAATGATGAATGCTGGTGGTTTACAATGGATGGCTACAGATGATCCTGAAATTTGTTCACACCCTGCTAACTGTTTAATGGTCCGCATCGGTAAACGCGTTGATACGGATTCTATTCAAGCATTTGATCGTCTACGTTTTCACAATCGTTTTATGTATTAA
- the acuC gene encoding acetoin utilization protein AcuC: protein MSSAFIYSDDFRGYSFSPDHPFNQLRVTLTYDLLQKSGFISPSQVIAPRMATDEEIAYVHTEEYINAVKRAGEGKLEKSIAMTYGLGTEDTPMFPNMHEASALLVGGTLTAVDAVLSGKVKHALNLGGGLHHGFRGKASGFCIYNDSSIAMKYIQKKYGLRVLYIDTDAHHGDGVQWSFYDDPNVCTISLHETGRYLFPGTGAVNERGQGNGYSYSFNVPLDAFTEDESFLNSYRTVVKEVAAYFKPDIILTQNGADAHYYDPLTHLCATMNIYREIPKLAREIANEYCEGRWIAVGGGGYDHWRVVPRAWALIWLEMNNIQNISGYLPPEWIDAWKGQAETELPLTWEDPDNMYQPIPRKPEIEEKNTLTVAKSLEIIRNNMTKSLY from the coding sequence ATGAGTAGCGCCTTCATTTATTCGGATGACTTTCGGGGCTATTCATTTAGCCCTGATCATCCTTTTAACCAACTGCGCGTCACACTCACGTATGATTTATTACAAAAGAGCGGTTTTATCTCTCCCTCTCAAGTCATCGCGCCACGGATGGCTACAGATGAAGAGATTGCCTACGTTCATACAGAGGAATACATAAATGCGGTAAAACGTGCTGGAGAAGGTAAGTTAGAAAAATCAATTGCGATGACATATGGACTCGGAACAGAAGATACACCGATGTTTCCAAATATGCACGAAGCAAGTGCATTACTCGTTGGCGGTACGTTAACAGCTGTAGATGCTGTTCTTTCCGGGAAAGTAAAGCACGCCCTCAATTTAGGCGGCGGCTTACATCATGGCTTTCGCGGTAAAGCATCTGGCTTTTGTATTTATAACGATAGCTCTATCGCAATGAAATATATTCAGAAGAAATATGGTTTACGTGTTTTATATATTGATACAGATGCTCATCACGGTGACGGGGTACAATGGTCTTTTTACGACGATCCTAACGTGTGCACCATTTCATTACATGAAACTGGACGTTATTTATTCCCTGGAACTGGCGCAGTAAATGAACGTGGACAAGGTAATGGATATAGTTATTCTTTTAACGTTCCACTCGACGCTTTTACAGAAGACGAATCGTTTTTAAATTCATATCGAACAGTTGTAAAAGAAGTGGCAGCATACTTTAAACCGGATATTATTTTAACCCAAAATGGTGCTGATGCACATTATTACGATCCACTTACACACCTTTGCGCAACAATGAACATTTACCGTGAAATACCGAAGCTCGCTCGTGAAATCGCTAATGAATATTGCGAAGGTCGCTGGATTGCTGTCGGCGGTGGTGGCTATGATCACTGGCGCGTCGTACCAAGAGCTTGGGCACTTATTTGGCTCGAAATGAACAACATCCAAAACATCTCAGGTTACCTCCCTCCAGAATGGATTGACGCTTGGAAAGGACAAGCAGAAACAGAACTTCCCCTCACATGGGAAGATCCAGACAACATGTATCAACCTATCCCTAGAAAACCAGAAATCGAAGAAAAAAACACATTAACTGTAGCGAAATCTCTCGAAATTATTCGGAATAATATGACAAAATCTTTGTACTAA
- a CDS encoding aminopeptidase — MKDPRIEKLAYNLINYSIRLQKGEKVLIENFGLQKELVTALVKEAYAAGGFPFVSLKDHQVDRSLLMGATEEHFEQIAAYEASVMKDMDAYIGLRSGDNINEQADVPSERMKVHGQTVGKKVHRDIRVPKTRWVVLRYPNASMAQLAKMSTEAFEDFYFEVCNLDYGKMDKAMDSLVTLMNKTDKVRLTGPGTDLTFSIKDIPAIKCSGHLNIPDGEVYSAPVRDSVNGTVSYNTPSPYNGYTFENVQLKFENGQIVNATANDTERINKIFDTDEGARYVGEFAIGVNPYILHPMGDILFDEKIDGSFHFTPGQAYDDAWNGNNSNIHWDLVCIQRPEYGGGEIYFDDVLIRKDGRFVVTELEALNPENLK; from the coding sequence ATGAAAGATCCACGTATTGAAAAGTTAGCATACAATTTAATTAACTACTCTATCCGATTACAAAAAGGTGAGAAAGTATTAATTGAAAACTTTGGCTTACAAAAAGAACTTGTAACAGCACTTGTAAAAGAAGCATATGCAGCTGGTGGTTTCCCATTCGTTTCTTTAAAAGATCATCAAGTAGATCGCTCTTTATTAATGGGTGCTACTGAAGAACATTTCGAACAAATCGCTGCATATGAAGCGAGCGTAATGAAAGATATGGATGCTTACATTGGCCTTCGCTCTGGTGATAACATTAACGAACAAGCCGATGTTCCAAGTGAACGTATGAAAGTTCACGGCCAAACAGTTGGTAAAAAGGTTCATAGAGACATCCGTGTTCCGAAAACACGCTGGGTTGTTCTTCGCTACCCAAATGCTTCTATGGCACAGCTTGCTAAAATGAGCACAGAAGCTTTCGAAGACTTCTACTTCGAGGTATGTAACTTAGATTACGGTAAAATGGATAAGGCAATGGATAGCCTTGTTACATTAATGAATAAAACAGATAAGGTTCGCTTAACTGGCCCTGGAACTGACTTAACATTCTCTATTAAAGACATTCCAGCTATTAAATGCTCAGGTCATTTAAACATTCCAGATGGTGAAGTATATTCTGCACCAGTTCGCGATTCTGTTAACGGTACAGTTTCTTACAACACACCATCACCTTACAACGGCTATACATTTGAAAATGTACAACTTAAGTTTGAGAATGGCCAAATCGTTAACGCGACTGCAAACGATACAGAGCGCATTAACAAAATCTTCGATACAGACGAAGGCGCACGCTACGTTGGTGAGTTCGCAATCGGCGTAAACCCATACATCTTACATCCAATGGGAGACATTCTATTCGATGAAAAAATCGATGGCAGCTTCCACTTCACACCTGGACAAGCCTATGACGATGCATGGAACGGCAACAACTCTAACATCCACTGGGATTTAGTATGCATTCAGCGCCCTGAATACGGCGGCGGTGAAATTTACTTCGACGACGTATTAATCCGTAAAGACGGACGATTCGTTGTAACTGAACTAGAAGCTTTAAACCCAGAGAACTTAAAATAA
- the ccpA gene encoding catabolite control protein A, whose amino-acid sequence MNVTIYDVAREANVSMATVSRVVNGNPNVKPTTRKKVLEAIDRLGYRPNAVARGLASKKTTTVGVIIPDISNTFYAELARGIEDIATMYKYNIILSNSDQNKEKEFHLLNTMLGKQVDGIVFMGEDITDIHVEEFKKSPVPIVLAASFDEQNETSSVNIDYTQAAYDAMKHFIEQGHKRIGFVSGPFIDKAGSAKKLEGYKKALEEAGISYDENLIIDGDYTYDSGIEAFERLWSIDEKPTAIFVSSDEMALGVIHAAQDAGLNVPTDIEVLGFDNTRLALMVRPQLSTVVQPMYDIGAVAMRLLTKYMNKEKVEDHSVILPHRIQFRDSTK is encoded by the coding sequence ATGAACGTAACAATCTATGATGTAGCGCGTGAAGCAAATGTTTCAATGGCTACCGTATCACGTGTTGTGAATGGTAACCCAAATGTAAAGCCTACAACAAGAAAGAAAGTATTAGAAGCAATTGATCGTTTAGGATACCGCCCGAATGCGGTAGCACGTGGACTAGCAAGTAAGAAGACAACTACAGTGGGTGTTATTATTCCTGATATCTCAAATACGTTTTATGCAGAACTTGCTCGTGGAATTGAAGATATCGCAACAATGTACAAATATAACATCATTTTAAGTAACTCTGACCAAAACAAAGAGAAAGAGTTCCACTTATTAAATACGATGCTTGGGAAACAAGTGGACGGAATTGTTTTCATGGGTGAAGATATTACAGATATTCACGTTGAAGAGTTCAAAAAATCTCCAGTACCAATTGTATTAGCTGCGTCATTTGATGAGCAAAATGAAACGTCATCAGTAAATATTGATTATACACAAGCGGCTTACGATGCAATGAAGCATTTTATTGAGCAAGGACATAAACGTATCGGTTTCGTCTCTGGTCCTTTCATTGATAAAGCAGGAAGCGCGAAGAAGTTAGAAGGTTATAAAAAAGCTTTAGAAGAAGCAGGTATTTCATATGATGAAAATCTTATAATTGATGGAGATTACACATATGATTCAGGTATAGAAGCGTTTGAAAGACTTTGGAGCATTGATGAAAAACCAACAGCAATCTTCGTATCTTCTGATGAAATGGCACTAGGTGTAATCCACGCAGCACAAGACGCGGGATTAAACGTACCAACTGATATCGAAGTGCTTGGTTTTGATAACACACGTCTTGCATTAATGGTTCGTCCGCAACTTTCAACAGTTGTACAACCAATGTATGATATCGGTGCAGTAGCAATGCGTCTACTAACGAAATATATGAACAAAGAAAAAGTAGAAGATCACTCAGTTATCTTACCTCACCGTATCCAATTTAGAGATTCAACGAAGTAA
- a CDS encoding Gfo/Idh/MocA family protein — translation MNKPKIGMIGLGNIAQKAYLPTLTKETDWNFVGAFTPNPEKRKQICQQYRIQDFHSMDTLASECDAIFVHSSTATHYEIVSTLLKKGIDVYVDKPLAATVDQAKELVEMSEKHNRKLMVGFNRRFVPMYVAAKEQAHDISWIRIEKHRTNKVGPYTYDFTMLDDYLHIVDTARWLANDDLNVVHNMMQINEKNELLYGHHTYTTANGMLLSTAMHRHAGTNLEQVELVTTGKIIRVKNMNTFEVEQENSVSQSGSPSWETTLKQRGFEDAVHHFIECVQGDTKPIVDGLEGLKSQQMLQSLLQAVSKN, via the coding sequence ATGAACAAACCTAAAATTGGAATGATTGGTCTTGGAAATATTGCACAAAAAGCCTATCTCCCAACACTTACAAAAGAAACAGATTGGAATTTTGTAGGGGCCTTTACACCTAACCCCGAGAAAAGAAAACAAATTTGCCAACAATATCGTATTCAAGACTTTCATTCTATGGACACACTAGCTTCTGAATGTGATGCAATCTTCGTTCATAGTTCAACTGCTACACATTATGAAATCGTTTCTACACTTCTAAAAAAAGGTATCGACGTTTATGTCGATAAACCGTTAGCAGCTACAGTAGATCAAGCTAAAGAGCTAGTCGAAATGAGCGAAAAGCATAACCGAAAATTAATGGTCGGATTTAACCGTCGATTCGTTCCTATGTACGTCGCTGCCAAAGAACAAGCTCATGATATTTCATGGATTCGAATTGAAAAGCACCGCACAAATAAAGTAGGGCCATATACGTATGACTTTACGATGTTAGATGATTACTTACATATTGTAGATACCGCTCGTTGGTTAGCTAACGATGACCTTAACGTCGTTCATAATATGATGCAAATAAACGAAAAAAATGAACTCCTTTACGGACATCATACGTACACAACTGCAAATGGAATGTTACTCTCTACAGCGATGCACCGTCATGCTGGTACAAACTTAGAACAAGTTGAACTTGTAACGACAGGTAAAATCATTCGCGTAAAAAATATGAACACATTTGAAGTTGAGCAAGAAAACTCCGTTTCACAAAGTGGTTCACCATCATGGGAGACAACGTTAAAGCAGCGCGGATTTGAAGATGCTGTTCATCATTTTATCGAATGTGTACAAGGTGATACAAAGCCTATTGTAGATGGATTAGAAGGATTAAAATCTCAACAAATGCTCCAATCTCTACTACAAGCTGTAAGCAAAAATTAA
- a CDS encoding PH domain-containing protein, which translates to MDFPIQRSKSVVIFVCLTLVFMFVYPLVMIISNKEQWMSALIGMGLCFLVNVPLVWEVFIKKHKVENGVLKYGILNDDIVLKEIRIIRQVGKYLEITTNAYKVHMVTMPQHMNEFLALIEKENPNVKIEMVGKK; encoded by the coding sequence ATGGACTTTCCGATTCAAAGAAGTAAGTCAGTAGTAATTTTCGTTTGTCTCACGTTAGTTTTTATGTTCGTATATCCACTTGTCATGATTATCTCAAATAAAGAGCAGTGGATGTCAGCGTTAATTGGAATGGGTTTATGCTTCCTTGTAAATGTGCCACTCGTTTGGGAAGTATTTATTAAAAAGCATAAAGTAGAAAATGGTGTATTAAAGTACGGCATTTTAAATGACGATATCGTATTGAAAGAGATAAGAATCATTCGTCAAGTTGGGAAATACCTTGAAATTACGACGAATGCATACAAAGTACATATGGTTACGATGCCGCAACATATGAATGAATTTTTGGCGCTTATCGAGAAAGAGAACCCAAATGTGAAAATAGAAATGGTAGGTAAGAAATGA